A section of the Centropristis striata isolate RG_2023a ecotype Rhode Island chromosome 7, C.striata_1.0, whole genome shotgun sequence genome encodes:
- the pdxp gene encoding pyridoxal phosphate phosphatase, whose protein sequence is MAGAFGFKGCQKIRGPQIRSLLDAKDFILFDCDGVIWHGEKAITGAAKVVSSLIRHGKNVVFVTNNCTRARENYVHKFYRLGFTDVMLEQIFSSSYCSALYLRDVVKVRGQVFVMGCDGLRRELQEAGIPCVEEADDPDATIYNCALAPDVKAVLVGHDDKLTFLKLAKASCYLRDPDCLFLATDNDPWHPLSGGRILPGSGSLTAALEVSSGRKATVIGKPSRFMFECISSQFRGVDPAQCLMIGDRLEVDMLFGSNCGFETMLTLTGVSQIEEAQEYRNSELTTNHSLVPDYVVDTIADFLPAFEELDEQSN, encoded by the exons ATGGCAGGCGCCTTTGGGTTCAAAGGCTGCCAGAAAATTCGAGGTCCGCAGATTAGAAGTCTGCTGGATGCGAAGGACTTCATCCTTTTCGACTGCGACGGGGTTATATGGCACGGAGAGAAGGCAATAACGGGCGCGGCGAAGGTGGTGAGTTCGCTGATACGGCACGGCAAAAACGTAGTGTTCGTCACCAACAACTGCACCAGGGCCCGGGAGAATTATGTGCACAAGTTCTACCGGCTGGGCTTCACCGACGTGATGCTGGAGCAAATCTTCAGCTCGTCGTACTGCTCGGCTCTCTACCTGAGAGACGTCGTCAAGGTCCGCGGACAGGTGTTTGTCATGGGCTGCGACGGACTGcgcagagagctgcaggaggcgGGCATCCCTTGCGTGGAGGAGGCGGACGATCCGGACGCCACCATCTACAATTGCGCCCTGGCTCCGGACGTCAAGGCAGTGCTGGTGGGACATGATGATAAACTGACTTTTCTCAAATTGGCCAAAGCCTCGTGCTACCTGAGGGACCCGGACTGTCTGTTCCTGGCCACCGACAACGACCCCTGGCATCCTCTGTCAGGTGGAAGGATACTGCCAG GTTCTGGGTCTCTCACTGCAGCTCTTGAGGTCTCCTCAGGACGCAAGGCCACTGTGATCGGAAAGCCCAGCCGCTTCATGTTCGAGTGCATCTCCAGTCAGTTCAGAGGGGTGGACCCAGCCCAGTGCCTGATGATCGGGGACCGCCTTGAGGTAGACATGCTGTTCGGGTCCAACTGCGGCTTTGAAACCATGCTCACTCTCACTGGCGTGTCTCAGATCGAGGAGGCCCAGGAGTACAGGAATAGTGAGCTGACCACCAATCACAGCTTGGTGCCCGACTACGTGGTGGACACCATCGCCGATTTCTTACCTGCTTTTGAGGAACTGGACGAACAGAGCAATTGA
- the mrps36 gene encoding 28S ribosomal protein S36, mitochondrial, giving the protein MGSKVSSKMAAPAARVIQAVRPHAPLIKFPKRHDIAKPNAQEALKSLAINFSPHNNPSPPLISRPQVPLTPISGTPDTLASIQVLPARYRRRPMAADEMDYIQRGGPE; this is encoded by the exons ATGGGAAGCAAAGTCAGCTCCAAAATGGCAGCTCCCGCAGCTCGAGTTATCCAG gctgTTCGGCCTCACGCTCCTCTGATCAAGTTCCCGAAGAGACATGACATTGCAAAGCCAAATG CCCAAGAGGCATTGAAATCATTAGCAATTAACTTCTCGCCACACAACAATCCTTCGCCACCTCTGATATCGAGACCTCAAGTACCTTTGACCCCTATTTCTGGCACGCCCGACACCCTGGCCTCTATTCAGGTATTACCTGCAAGGTACCGCAGGAGACCGATGGCAGCAGATGAAATGGACTACATCCAG CGTGGTGGACCAGAGTGA
- the LOC131975250 gene encoding UDP-glucuronosyltransferase 3A1-like, translated as MTSLTQKSSYNECIVQDNLHVKPDLPVTACQGTHNPTTVQPAVMCYVLQSAKILTVCLIGGSHYLLLDEISHNLHQRGHEVRMLLQLGNPIITGFSYAGRADSYQRSTWSLGEKYIKEYNGWFLEQQTQFLLGRDSFNNFLNFMGHLSHQCDRLLGDKEIITFLQNERYDVAILDAFNPCSFILAHKLGVRYIAFYPGTLNGPLSIALPSPVSYIPVFSSQLSDHMNLLDRAKNLFYSFLAPVGQELVWSTFREVVERHLESWSPKGALEELHQGAELWAFNTDFSLEFPQPLMPYTVLVGGLLNKPARPLEQHLDLWISSFGDAGFIVVTLGSMVSSVSVGPLLVELVAGFSRIPQGVLWRYDPKQWPSHLARPPNLMLVDWLPLNDLLGHKNIRLFITHGGQNSLLQAVYHAVPVLGIPLFGDQFDNVVRAKTKGLGLAINPTQITRELLSSTIQTLIQDTRFKSSALSLSRVHKSHPVPPALRLIQWVEHILHSGSGAHLRPVSLTQPWYQRYLLDLVLLLSLGLLGPVVLCWTFCRNKNSRDKHKKN; from the exons ATGACCTCTCTGACACAGAAAAGCAGCTACAATGAGTGCATTGTCCAGGATAACCTACATGTCAAGCCTGACTTGCCAGTAACTGCCTGCCAGGGCACCCACAACCCGACCACAGTCCAGCCAGCAGTGATGTGTTACG TACTTCAGTCTGCCAAGATCCTGACTGTCTGTCTAATTG GAGGAAGCCACTACTTGTTATTAGATGAAATTTCTCATAACTTACACCAGCGTGGGCATGAGGTCCGCATGCTCTTGCAACTGGGCAACCCTATTATTACAG GTTTTTCCTATGCAGGCCGTGCTGACAGTTACCAGAGAAGTACCTGGTCCTTAGGAGAGAAATACATCAAGGAATACAATGGCTGGTTCCTGGAGCAACAAACACAGTTTTTACTGGGAAG ggATAGCTTTAATAACTTTCTTAACTTCATGGGGCACCTGTCCCATCAGTGTGACAGGCTGTTGGGGGACAAAGAGATAATAACTTTCCTCCAGAATGAACGCTACGATGTCGCCATCCTTGATGCTTTTAACCCCTGTTCCTTCATCCTGGCACACAAGCTTG GTGTCCGCTACATAGCTTTCTATCCTGGCACTCTGAACGGCCCTCTGTCCATCGCTCTCCCCAGCCCAGTCTCCTACATCCCAGTCTTCAGCTCCCAGTTGTCCGACCACATGAACCTCTTGGATCGTGCAAAGAACCTCTTTTATTCTTTCCTGGCTCCTGTAG GCCAGGAACTTGTGTGGTCGACATTTAGGGAAGTAGTTGAGCGCCACCTggagtcatggtcacctaaagGAGCTCTGGAGGAGTTACATCAAGGAGCTGAACTCTGGGCCTTCAACACTGACTTTTCACTGGAGTTCCCCCAGCCTCTTATGCCCTACACTGTGCTGGTTGGAGGTCTGCTGAATAAACCTGCGAGGCCTCTAGAGCAG CATCTTGACTTGTGGATCTCCAGTTTTGGAGATGCAGGTTTCATTGTCGTGACTCTGGGATCAATGGTCTCGTCAGTCTCTGTGGGCCCTCTGCTTGTGGAGCTGGTTGCTGGCTTCTCCAGAATCCCTCAGGGGGTTCTCTGGAG GTATGACCCCAAGCAATGGCCATCTCACCTGGCCAGACCTCCCAATCTCATGCTAGTGGACTGGCTGCCTCTTAATGACCTGTTGG GCCATAAAAACATTCGTCTCTTTATCACCCATGGTGGACAAAACAGCCTTCTCCAGGCAGTGTACCATGCTGTTCCTGTGCTGGGAATCCCTCTGTTTGGAGACCAGTTTGATAATGTAGTGAGAGCTAAAACAAAGGGACTTGGCCTCGCCATCAACCCCACACAAATCACCAGGGAATTGCTCAGCTCGACTATTCAAACACTCATACAGGACACCAG GTTCAAGTCTTCAGCTCTGTCTCTTAGCAGGGTCCACAAATCCCATCCTGTCCCCCCAGCTCTTCGTCTCATCCAGTGGGTGGAGCACATCCTGCACAGTGGCAGTGGAGCTCATTTAAGGCCGGTTTCACTGACGCAACCATGGTACCAGAGATACCTGTTGGACTTGGTGCTTCTTCTCTCTCTGGGACTTCTTGGACCCGTAGTCCTCTGCTGGACTTTCTGTAGGAACAAGAACAGCAgggacaaacacaaaaaaaactaa